One segment of Plasmodium vivax chromosome 14, whole genome shotgun sequence DNA contains the following:
- a CDS encoding hypothetical protein, conserved (encoded by transcript PVX_121890A) yields the protein MSNYSNYTNNQNKNKNNSAASTSNAKNCPMKGKLSSLNSLIKVFAVTLVILALQYSNKNHYGVNGKGVVNGLESSNVRNLSEVNSNYGGSRENLHYSGENVNDRRNQYNSGNVNSQWGSHENIEPSTYHGTYNNPAPQETGEQNTSELNLNCFNSGLCQKLKKNAVYIVPGMIAGYYAWNTLGTQTFLLVAAIIGVLLFANHNSH from the exons atgtcgAATTATAGCAATTACACGAacaatcaaaataaaaataagaacaaCAGTGCTGCTAGCACATCCAACGCCAAAAATTGCCCAATGAAAGGAAAACTATCTTCCTTAAACTCCCTTATCAAGGTTTTTGCAGTTACCCTTGTGATTTTGGCCCTTCAATACTCcaacaaaaat CACTACGGTGTCAATGGAAAGGGAGTAGTGAACGGATTAGAGTCAAGCAATGTAAGAAACTTATCCGAAGTGAACTCCAATTATGGAGGATCAAGAGAGAATTTACATTATTCTGGTGAAAATGTTAATGACAGAAGAAACCAGTACAACAGTGGCAATGTTAATAGCCAATGGGGAAGTCATGAAAATATAGAACCATCAACTTACCATGGTACTTATAACAACCCCGCCCCCCAAGAAACTGGTGAACAGAACACGAGCGAACTTAACTTAAACTGCTTTAATTCAGGATTATGCCAAAAACTTAAGAAAAATGCTGTATATATCGTACCAGGTATGATAGCAGGTTATTATGCATGGAATACTTTAGGAActcaaacatttttattggTAGCTGCTATTATAGGAGTGTTGTTGTTTGCCAACCACAACTCTCATTAA